The genome window TTGCCGGCTTCGCTGGTCCTCTTTACGTTGAGTGTTGATTTACGGGCTTTTCAGCGATTGGGGCGAAAATCAATCTTGATGTTCGCGGCTTCGGCGGTTTCCATCATGCTGGGTGGCCCGTTGGCCGTGTGGCTGCTGGCGCATCTGGCACCGGAATTGGTTGGGGGGCAGGGTCCCGATGCCGTTTGGCGGGGGCTGGCCACGCTGGCCGGAACCTGGATTGGGGGAGGGGCTAACCAGACCGCCCTGAAAGAAGTTTTTCAGCCGAGCAGCAATCTTTTTTCGGCCATCGTAACGGTCGATGTCTTTGTGTCTAATTTATGGCTAGGTGCTTTGCTCTACGGAGCCGGGCAGTCGGCCCGGATTGACCGTTGGCTCCGGGCCGATGCCAGTGCCGTCGAAGAGGTTAAAGCGCGGGTGCAACAGGAAGTTGAAGCGACCCGCCGCATCGCTTCATCTACCGATCTCATCGTTATTCTGGCTGTAGGCTTCGGAGCAACTGCCATTGCGCACGCCCTGGCCGATACCATTGCTCCCTGGATTGGCGCTAATTATCCGCTGCTGAGCCGGTTTAGCTTAGATGCACCTTTTTTCTGGATTGTTGGGCTGGCAACCGCCCTTGGCATTGCGTTGTCTTTTACGAAGGCGCGGCAACTGGAAAGGGCAGGGGCTTCGAAAGTGGCGACCGTTTTTCTGTACCTGATGATTGCCACCATCGGGTTGAAGATGAACATCCTAGCTATTGCCGATCATCCGGGTCTTATTTTAGTCGGTATTATCTGGATGGCTTTTCACGTTTTATTGATGATTTTGTTCAGCCGGCTGATTCGGGCTCCGTATTTTTTTCTAGCGGTAGGTAGCCAGGCCTGTATCGGTGGACCGGCTACCGCTCCGATTATTGCGGCAGCTTTTCATCCGGTGCTGGCGCCGGTGGGCGTGCTGATGGCCATTCTGGGTTATGCAGTTGGCACCTACATGGGTTACGTGTGTGGGATTCTGATGCAATTGGCCTCGCCATAAGCCGTATTCTTCAGATTGATTCTCACAGATAGTAAGTTCGGCGAATTAGATCGCTACTTTTTGCGTATTTTTGTTTTTTATTAAGCTGAAAACTGACTCATTTACGTGAAGCATATTCGCAATTTTTGCATCATTGCCCATATTGACCACGGTAAAAGCACCTTGGCTGACCGTCTGCTGGAGTTTACCAATACCGTTTCGCACCGCGATATGCAAGCGCAGTTGCTCGATGATATGGACCTTGAGCGGGAGCGTGGTATTACGATCAAGAGCCACGCGATCCAGATGGATTACGTGTATAAGGGGGAAAAATATACGCTCAATCTGATTGATACGCCGGGCCACGTGGACTTTTCCTATGAAGTGTCACGCTCCATTGCTGCCTGTGAAGGGGCTTTGCTGCTGGTAGACGCTTCGCAGGGAACAGAGGCACAGACCATTTCGAACTTGTATCTGGCCATGAACAACGATCTGGTTATCATCCCAGTTCTGAACAAGATCGACTTGCCAGGTGCCATGCCGGAAGAGGTAAAGGATGAGATGGTAGACCTGATCGGTTGTGAACGGGACGAAATTATTCCGGCCAGTGGGAAAGAAGGAATCGGGATTGAAGCTATTCTGAACGCCATCGTCGAACGCGTCCCCGCGCCGAAAGGCAATCCCCAGGGAGATTTGCAGGCGTTGATCTTTGATTCGCAGTTTAATTCGTACCGCGGTATTGAAGTTATTTTCCGGGTCGTAAACGGGAGCATTCGCAAAGGCGATAAAGTAAAGTTTATGGCAACGGGCAAAGAATATTTTGCCGATGAGATTGGTACACTTCGCCTGGAAAAAGAACCCAAAGACGTTGTTGAATGCGGCGATGTAGGGTATTTGATTTCAGGAATTAAGGTAGCCAAAGAGGTAAAGGTTGGAGATACGATCAGCCACACGGATAGACCGGCTGGCAAACCAATTCAGGGTTTTGAGGAGGTGAAGCCGATGGTTTTTGCCGGTATTTATCCCGTAGAAACCAGCGAGTATGAAGACCTGCGGGAAGCCATGGAAAAATTGCAGCTAAATGACGCCGCGCTCGTTTGGGAGCCTGAAACGTCGGCAGCCTTAGGCTTTGGTTTCCGATGCGGTTTTCTAGGCATGCTGCATATGGAAATTGTGCAGGAGCGGCTGGAGCGTGAATTTGACATGACTGTTATCACCACCGTACCGTCCGTGCGGTTTGAGGTAATCACAACAAAAGGAGAAACCCTACAGGTATCGGCCCCTGCCGAGATGCCGGACCCAAGCAGCATTGACTGGATTGAAGAGCCATTCATCAAAGCGCAAATCATTACCAAATCCGAGTACGTCGGAGCCATTATGGGGCTGTGTATGGATAAGCGCAGTTTGCTGAAAAACCAGGTTTATCTGACTTCTGAGCGGGTTGAGCTGCAATTTGAAATGCCACTGGCCGAAGTTGTTTTTGACTTTTTTGATAAGCTGAAAACAATCTCCCGGGGCTATGCTTCTCTCGATTACGAATTCTTGGGTAACCGGGAGTCCACCATGGTTAAGCTGGATATCATGCTAAACGGCGACCGGGTTGATGCCCTTTCGGCTATCGTTCACCGCGACAAAGCCTACGAATGGGGTAAAAAGTTATGCGAGAAACTCCGTGAGTTGCTGCCGCGTCAACAGTTTGAAATTGCCATCCAGGCGGCAATTGGTCAGAAAATCATCGCCCGCGAAACTGTCAAAGCACTACGGAAGGACGTTTTGGCAAAATGTTACGGTGGGGATATTAGCCGGAAACGGAAGCTACTTGAAAAACAGAAAAAAGGAAAGAAACGGATGCGTCAGGTTGGTAACGTTGAAATCCCACAGGAAGCTTTTATGGCCGTACTGAAAATTAATTAATCAACGCCTTGATAATACAAAGAAAGCCCAACGACACCATCGTTGGGCTTTCTTTGTTTAGGAAGCGCTTTACTCAACCCAAAGAACTAGTCCTTTAAGGTAGCCGCCTTCTGGATGGAACAGATTAACCGGGTGATCGGCAGGCTGGCTCAAGTGATGCAGCACACGAACTTGCCGCCCCGCTTCGATAGCCGCCGCGACGATGGTGTTGTAAAACAACTCCCGGTCAACTACCTGCGAACAGGAAAACGTAAACAGGATGCCGCCTTTGGCCACGCGCCGAAGTCCCTCGGCATTCAGTCGCTTGTAGCCTTGCACTGCCCGGTGCCGTGCCGAAAGACTTTTGGCGTAAGCCGGTGGATCAAGCACGACGATGTCGTAAAGGTGATCGTGGGCTTTGAGGTATTTCATCACATCCTCGGCGTAGGCTTCGTGATTAACGGCCTGGTCAAAATTTGCCGCT of Tellurirhabdus bombi contains these proteins:
- a CDS encoding DUF819 family protein; the protein is MNDTVTLGVLLLILAAVLTLADSAHPFWRRFFNYVPPTLLCYFLPSLLNTAGWVDGENTALYPIVSRVLLPASLVLFTLSVDLRAFQRLGRKSILMFAASAVSIMLGGPLAVWLLAHLAPELVGGQGPDAVWRGLATLAGTWIGGGANQTALKEVFQPSSNLFSAIVTVDVFVSNLWLGALLYGAGQSARIDRWLRADASAVEEVKARVQQEVEATRRIASSTDLIVILAVGFGATAIAHALADTIAPWIGANYPLLSRFSLDAPFFWIVGLATALGIALSFTKARQLERAGASKVATVFLYLMIATIGLKMNILAIADHPGLILVGIIWMAFHVLLMILFSRLIRAPYFFLAVGSQACIGGPATAPIIAAAFHPVLAPVGVLMAILGYAVGTYMGYVCGILMQLASP
- the lepA gene encoding translation elongation factor 4, with the translated sequence MKHIRNFCIIAHIDHGKSTLADRLLEFTNTVSHRDMQAQLLDDMDLERERGITIKSHAIQMDYVYKGEKYTLNLIDTPGHVDFSYEVSRSIAACEGALLLVDASQGTEAQTISNLYLAMNNDLVIIPVLNKIDLPGAMPEEVKDEMVDLIGCERDEIIPASGKEGIGIEAILNAIVERVPAPKGNPQGDLQALIFDSQFNSYRGIEVIFRVVNGSIRKGDKVKFMATGKEYFADEIGTLRLEKEPKDVVECGDVGYLISGIKVAKEVKVGDTISHTDRPAGKPIQGFEEVKPMVFAGIYPVETSEYEDLREAMEKLQLNDAALVWEPETSAALGFGFRCGFLGMLHMEIVQERLEREFDMTVITTVPSVRFEVITTKGETLQVSAPAEMPDPSSIDWIEEPFIKAQIITKSEYVGAIMGLCMDKRSLLKNQVYLTSERVELQFEMPLAEVVFDFFDKLKTISRGYASLDYEFLGNRESTMVKLDIMLNGDRVDALSAIVHRDKAYEWGKKLCEKLRELLPRQQFEIAIQAAIGQKIIARETVKALRKDVLAKCYGGDISRKRKLLEKQKKGKKRMRQVGNVEIPQEAFMAVLKIN